GAATTTTGTTTTAATTTACACTGCAAAATTATAATTTACGTATATAACGAGCTTGCTTTTCCATAAATATTTAGTAAACTTGCGTAATAACAACGAGATGCTTGGTAATCTTACATTTGAGACACTGTTACTCTCAAATACATGAGTTTGCCGTGAAAATTACTAAAATATTTGTATTAACTGCATCTATTCTCTTTTTTCCTTTAGCAAACGAGTCTTTAGCAAAAGATGCCCCAAAAACTCGCTTTCAGGGTAGTATTTCAGGGATTTTTACCAATCCAGACACTGGAACTGTTACTGGTGTAGGGACTAATAATTTTACCTGGGGTGTAGGGTCACCAACTTCAAGTAGCTTGAGTTTTACTGGCAAGCCATTTGATGTCAACGTGACAACTGGATACGTATATGGGCCTCGCGCTAGAAATAACCGGGAGGTTTTTTCATTAGGAACTTTGGATTATTTCAATGGCACAATTCAGGGGGGGACGGGAGCAAATAGTGTTCGGTTGGATGTGACTGCACAGGTAACTGCTCCTGTAGGCACTAATCCTACAACTTTTCAAGCTCCACTTAACTTAATTAATAGTCCCAATACTAGCGATCCGATCGCCAGTGCTGACTCAGTTTTTCTGCCTAAAAATTTACCACCAGTTGTTACAAAAACACCAGGCGGCGCTCCTATAACTCTGGAAATCCCCGGTTTTGGTAACACCACAGGAAGCGGATTTTCTACAATCGATCAGTTCTTTACCTTGGAAGGAGCAACTGCCCAAGCTGAGCTTCTGGGCAACTTTGCATCAGCTTGTGAACCTATTGTGGATGGAGCAGTCTCTGTATCCACGAGTGGCCCAACTATAACAGCAACCTTTCAACCTAAATTTAATCTGAAAATTTCTGATGCTGCCAAGCTTTGTGGTTATGACCATTTTAATTGGTATCAAGTCATTTATAACGACCCTCATCCTCCTGGCGGTTTAACTGTTCCTTATGTCGATCCACCACTAGGAGGTGGTTCCGCTTTCGGAGGCTTTGCTGATAACTTGCCTTTCTATTACGACGAAGCTGGCCCAACTGGAACAGGCTTGCACTTACAAGATAATTTGACAGATACTACATTATCCTATTTCGATGAGCCAGCAGAGCCAAGCTTAATAGATGACGAATTTTTAGGATTTAACACTTTTTTGGTAGGGATTTTACCTGATAATACCTGGGATGCGCTTTTTGGGTTCAGTTGGAAAAGTAATTATAATGGCAGCACCGGCGGTGTTAGCCGAAGAAGCAAACCTGCTACACTAGACCCTA
Above is a window of Nostoc sp. UHCC 0702 DNA encoding:
- a CDS encoding choice-of-anchor K domain-containing protein, with translation MKITKIFVLTASILFFPLANESLAKDAPKTRFQGSISGIFTNPDTGTVTGVGTNNFTWGVGSPTSSSLSFTGKPFDVNVTTGYVYGPRARNNREVFSLGTLDYFNGTIQGGTGANSVRLDVTAQVTAPVGTNPTTFQAPLNLINSPNTSDPIASADSVFLPKNLPPVVTKTPGGAPITLEIPGFGNTTGSGFSTIDQFFTLEGATAQAELLGNFASACEPIVDGAVSVSTSGPTITATFQPKFNLKISDAAKLCGYDHFNWYQVIYNDPHPPGGLTVPYVDPPLGGGSAFGGFADNLPFYYDEAGPTGTGLHLQDNLTDTTLSYFDEPAEPSLIDDEFLGFNTFLVGILPDNTWDALFGFSWKSNYNGSTGGVSRRSKPATLDPNATGGIFDLQLDLNPEDVPEEVRTVMETDGSRNASFTIEPPVKTPEPSSILATFLALGASIFFKKQKIVQKS